In Achromobacter spanius, the following proteins share a genomic window:
- a CDS encoding winged helix DNA-binding protein, whose product MSSTLIASSAHLAGGSAPDLSEVEFGLMIASHAFDRWTVRCMAAAGLPDLTPTDVMVFHHVYHRQRAKKLADICFTLNVEDTHIVSYALKKLERLGVVKGERSSKEVFYSVTPDGAAILKRYGDIREQCLTAGLDGPGGGGLDFSRQLAHALRSLSGLYDQAARAATSL is encoded by the coding sequence ATGAGCTCCACGTTGATAGCCTCGTCGGCCCACCTTGCCGGCGGCAGTGCGCCCGATCTGTCCGAAGTCGAATTCGGCCTGATGATCGCCAGCCATGCCTTTGACCGCTGGACCGTGCGCTGCATGGCGGCGGCCGGGCTGCCCGACCTGACGCCTACCGACGTGATGGTGTTCCACCATGTCTACCACCGGCAGCGCGCCAAGAAGCTTGCCGACATCTGCTTCACGCTCAACGTCGAAGACACCCACATCGTCAGCTACGCGCTGAAGAAGCTGGAGCGCCTGGGCGTGGTCAAGGGCGAACGCAGCAGCAAAGAAGTGTTCTACAGCGTCACGCCGGACGGCGCGGCCATCCTCAAGCGCTATGGCGATATCCGCGAGCAATGCCTTACCGCCGGCCTGGACGGGCCGGGCGGGGGCGGGCTGGATTTCAGCCGCCAATTGGCGCATGCCTTGCGCTCGCTATCGGGCCTGTACGACCAGGCCGCGCGGGCGGCAACCTCACTCTGA
- a CDS encoding porin, protein MKRITLTLAAAGLGLAAGAASAETSVTLYGIADVSIRYLSTSAGSVGQDGSRVSMENGAISNSRWGLRGSEDLGNGNRAFFRLENGFNMQNGNSSATGKTFGRLAYVGLDGGNIGQLTLGLQNTPMFDLLADHFDPLTVGNYDQNAWLPAAMSRVRTNNMTKYSNTIGDLSLALSWANGESWEDRKAGQQYGASLRYMVGKLGLGAAYQQTYDGLDSDLRQRVWNLNASYQFDSAKVFVGYFNGRDETGWVNAVMGGATTTAGLDRKDNGYFAGVTWQATPRWAITGAGYYDQSKNVVEDGDKGKRYALVAVAEYALSKRSQVYGTVDWNKVSNAATNEIAGKNHQVGAAVGFRHIF, encoded by the coding sequence ATGAAACGCATCACCCTAACGCTGGCCGCAGCAGGCCTGGGCCTGGCCGCCGGCGCCGCTTCGGCGGAAACCAGCGTCACCCTGTACGGTATCGCTGACGTCAGCATCCGCTACCTGAGCACCAGCGCCGGCAGCGTTGGCCAGGACGGCAGCCGTGTGTCGATGGAAAACGGCGCCATCTCGAACAGCCGTTGGGGCCTGCGTGGTTCGGAAGACCTGGGCAATGGCAACCGCGCCTTCTTCCGCCTGGAAAACGGCTTCAACATGCAGAACGGCAATTCGTCGGCCACGGGCAAGACGTTTGGCCGCCTGGCCTACGTGGGCCTGGATGGCGGCAACATTGGCCAACTGACCTTGGGCTTGCAGAACACGCCGATGTTCGACCTGCTGGCCGACCACTTCGACCCGCTGACCGTGGGCAACTACGATCAAAACGCCTGGTTGCCCGCCGCGATGTCGCGCGTGCGCACCAACAACATGACCAAGTACTCAAACACCATTGGCGACCTGTCATTGGCGTTGTCGTGGGCCAACGGCGAAAGCTGGGAAGACCGCAAGGCCGGCCAGCAATACGGCGCCAGCCTGCGCTACATGGTCGGCAAGCTGGGCCTGGGCGCGGCGTATCAGCAGACCTACGACGGCCTGGATTCCGATCTGCGCCAACGCGTCTGGAACTTGAACGCGTCCTACCAGTTCGACAGCGCCAAGGTGTTCGTCGGCTACTTCAACGGCCGCGACGAAACCGGCTGGGTCAATGCCGTCATGGGCGGCGCCACCACCACCGCCGGCCTGGACCGCAAGGACAACGGCTACTTCGCCGGCGTCACCTGGCAAGCCACGCCGCGTTGGGCCATTACCGGCGCCGGCTACTACGACCAAAGCAAGAACGTGGTTGAAGACGGCGACAAGGGCAAGCGCTATGCGCTGGTGGCCGTGGCGGAATACGCGCTGTCCAAGCGTTCGCAGGTCTACGGCACCGTGGACTGGAACAAGGTCAGCAACGCCGCCACCAACGAAATTGCCGGCAAGAACCACCAGGTGGGCGCGGCCGTGGGCTTCCGCCACATTTTCTAA
- a CDS encoding hydantoinase B/oxoprolinase family protein, with translation MKKWQFWIDRGGTFTDIVARRPDGTTTTAKMLSENPEQYRDAAVAGIRKLLGVAPGQPVPVEQVECVKMGTTVATNALLERKGERTLLVTTRGFRDALRIAYQNRPRLFDRNVVLPEMLYESVVEADERVAADGEVIRDLDEAGLRAGMQAAYDSGIRVVAIVFMHAWHATGHEQRAARIAREVGFTQVSASHEVSPLIKFVSRGDTTVVDAYLSPILKRYVDQVAGELPGIRLMFMQSSGGLTDAHRFRGKDAILSGPAGGIVGMVRTSEIAGFPKVIGFDMGGTSTDVSHYAGEFEREFETQVAGVRMRAPMMSIHTVAAGGGSILHFDGARLRVGPDSAGANPGPACYRRGGPLAVTDCNVLLGKIQPDFFPKVFGPDANEALDRDAVVERFTAMSDEVRAATGREMTPEQLAEGFLEIAVGNMAEAIKRISVQRGHDVTEYALTVFGGAGGQHACLVADALGMTTVFAHPLGGVLSAYGMGLADQTDMRQKTVEKVLDADLMGELKDELDVLAGQAVGELRRQHVPDGDISVQRRLHLKYRGTDTALEVAFSTLEQARGDFEAAYRQRYSFLMPNRELVVETISVEATGGGERVGEASVSRTRDGALSARRVVSMYSAGEWRDTPLYVREDMAGGDVVAGPAIISEPNQTTVVEPGWQAELTSQDHFVIRRVEARADRRRIGTQADPVMLEVFNNLFMSIAEQMGYRLQNTAYSVNIKERLDFSCAIFDAQARLIANAPHMPVHLGSMGESVRTVMNANAGRMMPGDAYVVNDPYHGGTHLPDVTVITPVFDHAGREILFYVGSRGHHADIGGTTPGSMPPDSKTVEDEGVLFTNFQLVKNGEFREQAARDILGSGRWPARNPDQNIADMHAQIAANEKGVQELLRMCDHFGLDVVRAYMGHVQDNAEEAVRRVISVLKDGSYEYPLDNGAVIRVAVTVDTQARSAVVDFTGTSPQLDNNFNAPGAIAVAAVLYVFRTMVNDDIPLNDGCLAPLSIILPEGSMLRPNSPASVVAGNVETSMCIVNALYGALGVLAASQGTMNNFTFGNARHQYYETISGGTGAGPVRIDAAGPHDEGFAGTSVVQAHMTNSRLTDPEVLEFRFPVRLESYEIRKGSGGAGRYPGGEGGVRRIRFLEDMTAAILSNNRRYAPFGLAGGQPGAMGRNSIERVDGSIEELGPQDSAQLQPGDVFVVETPGGGGYGKA, from the coding sequence ATGAAGAAGTGGCAATTCTGGATCGATCGTGGGGGTACCTTTACCGACATCGTGGCGCGCCGCCCCGATGGCACGACCACCACGGCGAAGATGCTGTCGGAAAACCCCGAGCAGTATCGCGACGCGGCCGTGGCCGGCATTCGCAAGCTGCTGGGCGTGGCGCCTGGCCAGCCCGTGCCGGTCGAGCAGGTTGAGTGCGTGAAGATGGGCACCACCGTCGCCACCAACGCCTTGCTGGAACGCAAGGGCGAACGCACGCTGCTCGTCACGACGCGCGGCTTTCGCGATGCGCTGCGGATTGCCTATCAGAACCGGCCCCGGCTGTTCGATCGCAATGTCGTGCTGCCCGAAATGCTCTATGAATCCGTCGTCGAAGCCGACGAGCGCGTGGCCGCCGACGGCGAAGTCATTCGCGACCTGGACGAAGCCGGCCTGCGCGCGGGCATGCAGGCCGCCTACGACAGCGGCATCCGCGTGGTGGCCATCGTGTTCATGCACGCCTGGCACGCCACCGGCCATGAACAACGCGCGGCCCGCATCGCCCGCGAAGTGGGCTTCACGCAAGTGTCGGCCTCGCACGAAGTCAGCCCGTTGATCAAATTCGTGTCGCGGGGCGACACCACGGTGGTTGATGCGTATCTGTCGCCGATCCTGAAGCGTTACGTGGATCAAGTGGCGGGCGAACTGCCGGGCATCCGCCTGATGTTCATGCAGTCCAGCGGTGGCTTGACCGACGCGCACCGTTTCCGTGGCAAGGACGCCATTCTGTCCGGCCCGGCCGGCGGTATCGTCGGCATGGTGCGCACCAGCGAAATCGCGGGGTTCCCCAAGGTCATCGGCTTTGACATGGGCGGCACCTCTACCGACGTGTCGCACTACGCGGGCGAGTTCGAACGCGAATTCGAAACCCAGGTGGCGGGCGTGCGCATGCGCGCACCCATGATGAGCATCCACACCGTGGCGGCGGGCGGCGGCTCGATCCTGCATTTCGACGGCGCGCGCCTGCGCGTCGGCCCCGATTCGGCGGGCGCTAACCCCGGACCCGCCTGCTACCGCCGTGGCGGCCCGCTGGCGGTGACCGACTGCAACGTGCTGTTGGGCAAGATTCAGCCGGACTTTTTCCCCAAGGTCTTCGGCCCCGATGCCAACGAAGCCCTGGACCGCGACGCCGTGGTTGAGCGCTTCACGGCCATGTCGGACGAGGTGCGCGCTGCCACCGGCCGCGAGATGACGCCGGAACAACTGGCCGAAGGCTTCCTGGAGATTGCCGTCGGCAACATGGCGGAAGCCATCAAGCGCATCTCGGTGCAGCGCGGCCACGACGTGACGGAATATGCCTTGACGGTATTCGGCGGCGCGGGCGGGCAGCATGCCTGCCTGGTGGCCGATGCGCTGGGTATGACAACGGTGTTCGCGCACCCGTTGGGTGGCGTGCTGTCGGCCTATGGCATGGGCTTGGCCGATCAGACCGACATGCGCCAGAAGACGGTTGAAAAGGTGCTGGACGCCGACCTGATGGGCGAGTTGAAGGATGAGCTGGATGTGCTGGCCGGCCAGGCGGTGGGCGAGCTGCGTCGCCAGCATGTGCCGGATGGCGACATCAGCGTGCAACGTCGCCTGCATTTGAAATACCGGGGCACGGATACGGCACTGGAAGTCGCCTTCTCCACCCTGGAGCAGGCGCGTGGCGATTTCGAAGCCGCGTATCGACAGCGCTATTCCTTCCTGATGCCCAATCGCGAACTCGTCGTTGAAACCATTTCGGTGGAAGCCACCGGTGGCGGCGAGCGCGTGGGCGAAGCATCGGTCTCGCGCACCCGGGACGGCGCCTTGTCGGCCCGCCGCGTGGTCAGCATGTACAGCGCGGGGGAATGGCGCGACACGCCTTTGTACGTGCGTGAAGACATGGCGGGTGGCGACGTGGTGGCGGGTCCCGCCATCATCTCCGAGCCCAATCAGACGACCGTGGTCGAACCCGGCTGGCAGGCCGAACTGACATCGCAGGACCATTTCGTGATCCGGCGTGTCGAGGCGCGTGCGGATCGGCGCCGCATCGGCACGCAGGCGGATCCGGTCATGCTGGAGGTGTTCAACAACCTCTTCATGTCGATTGCCGAGCAGATGGGCTACCGCCTGCAAAACACGGCGTATTCCGTCAACATCAAGGAACGCCTGGATTTCTCGTGCGCCATTTTTGATGCGCAAGCCCGCCTGATCGCCAACGCGCCGCACATGCCGGTGCACCTGGGGTCCATGGGCGAATCGGTGCGCACGGTCATGAACGCCAACGCCGGCCGCATGATGCCGGGCGACGCCTATGTGGTGAACGACCCTTACCACGGCGGCACGCACTTGCCCGACGTGACGGTCATTACCCCGGTGTTCGATCACGCCGGCCGCGAGATCCTGTTCTACGTCGGTTCGCGCGGGCACCATGCGGATATCGGCGGTACGACGCCGGGTTCCATGCCGCCGGATTCCAAGACGGTCGAAGACGAGGGCGTGCTTTTCACCAACTTCCAGTTGGTGAAGAACGGCGAATTCCGCGAGCAGGCCGCGCGCGACATCCTGGGCTCGGGCCGCTGGCCCGCGCGCAATCCGGATCAGAACATCGCCGACATGCACGCGCAGATCGCCGCCAACGAGAAGGGCGTACAAGAGCTGCTGCGCATGTGCGACCACTTCGGCCTGGACGTTGTGCGCGCCTACATGGGCCACGTGCAGGACAACGCCGAAGAAGCGGTGCGCCGCGTGATCTCGGTGCTGAAGGACGGCAGCTACGAATACCCGTTGGACAACGGCGCGGTGATACGCGTGGCGGTGACGGTGGATACGCAGGCGCGTAGCGCGGTGGTCGATTTCACCGGCACGTCACCGCAGTTGGACAACAACTTCAACGCGCCCGGGGCCATTGCCGTGGCGGCGGTGCTGTATGTGTTCCGCACCATGGTCAACGACGATATCCCGCTGAACGACGGCTGCCTGGCGCCGCTGTCCATCATTCTGCCGGAAGGCTCGATGCTGCGGCCAAATTCGCCGGCGTCGGTGGTGGCGGGCAACGTGGAAACGTCCATGTGCATCGTCAACGCGCTGTACGGCGCGCTGGGTGTATTGGCGGCCAGCCAGGGCACGATGAACAACTTCACCTTCGGCAACGCACGCCATCAGTATTACGAGACCATCTCGGGCGGCACGGGCGCAGGCCCGGTACGCATCGACGCGGCGGGTCCGCACGACGAGGGCTTCGCCGGCACGTCGGTGGTGCAGGCGCACATGACGAATTCGCGCTTGACGGACCCCGAGGTGCTGGAGTTCCGCTTCCCCGTGCGCCTGGAGTCCTACGAAATCCGCAAGGGTTCCGGCGGCGCGGGCCGCTATCCCGGCGGCGAGGGTGGCGTACGCCGCATTCGGTTCCTGGAAGACATGACGGCGGCCATCCTGTCCAACAACCGCCGCTACGCGCCCTTCGGTCTGGCGGGCGGGCAGCCCGGCGCGATGGGCCGAAACTCGATCGAGCGCGTCGATGGCTCCATCGAGGAACTCGGCCCGCAAGACAGCGCCCAATTGCAGCCGGGCGACGTGTTCGTGGTTGAAACCCCGGGGGGTGGGGGTTACGGGAAGGCGTGA
- a CDS encoding TRAP transporter large permease, whose protein sequence is MNELLVITLLVVSIFVLLGCGVWVGLTLAGTAWIGMEIFSSRPAGDAMAVTIWGASSSWTLTALPLFLWMGEILFRTRLSEDLFKGLAPWLNRLPGRLLHTNVIGCAIFAAVSGSSAATCATVGKMTIPELTRRGYPEDKILGTLSGAGTLGLLIPPSIIMIVYGVAADVSIAKLFIAGIFPGALLALLFMGYIALWAIRNPGQVPKADPGMSFMQKLSQSRHLIPVMVLIGAVLGSIYSGIATATEAAAVGVVGALILSALQGSLNRSTFKQSLLGATRLYCMIALILAGAQFLTLAMGYIGLPRALAEWIGGLGLSQFGLIMALMVFFVVLGCFLDGISIVVLTMGVLLPTVQAAGIDLIWFGIFIVFVVEMAQITPPVGFNLFVLSGMSGRELPYIARASMPMFLLMIVAVLLLYFVPGIATWLPLHMTL, encoded by the coding sequence ATGAATGAACTTCTTGTCATTACCCTATTGGTCGTTTCGATCTTCGTGCTCTTGGGTTGCGGGGTCTGGGTCGGCCTGACGCTGGCGGGTACGGCGTGGATCGGCATGGAGATCTTCTCCAGCCGCCCGGCGGGCGACGCCATGGCCGTCACCATCTGGGGTGCGTCGTCCAGTTGGACGCTGACCGCCCTGCCCTTGTTTCTGTGGATGGGCGAAATCCTGTTCCGCACCCGGCTGTCCGAAGACCTGTTCAAGGGATTGGCGCCGTGGCTGAACCGCTTGCCGGGAAGGCTGCTGCACACGAACGTGATCGGTTGCGCGATTTTTGCCGCCGTGTCGGGGTCGTCTGCCGCCACCTGCGCCACCGTCGGCAAGATGACCATTCCCGAACTGACGCGCCGTGGTTATCCCGAGGACAAGATCCTGGGCACGCTGTCGGGCGCGGGCACGCTGGGCCTGTTGATTCCACCGTCCATCATCATGATCGTGTACGGCGTGGCGGCCGACGTGTCGATCGCCAAGCTCTTCATCGCGGGCATCTTCCCCGGGGCGCTGTTGGCCTTGCTGTTCATGGGCTACATCGCTTTGTGGGCAATACGCAATCCCGGCCAAGTGCCGAAGGCGGATCCCGGCATGTCGTTCATGCAGAAGCTGTCGCAATCGCGGCATCTTATCCCCGTCATGGTGCTGATCGGGGCCGTGCTGGGCTCCATTTACAGCGGCATTGCCACCGCCACGGAAGCGGCGGCGGTGGGCGTGGTGGGCGCGTTGATCCTGTCGGCACTGCAAGGCTCGTTGAACCGGTCAACCTTCAAGCAATCGCTGCTGGGCGCCACCCGGCTGTACTGCATGATTGCGCTAATTCTGGCGGGCGCGCAGTTCCTGACGCTGGCGATGGGCTATATCGGCCTGCCGCGCGCGCTGGCCGAATGGATCGGCGGGCTGGGCTTGTCGCAATTCGGCCTGATCATGGCGCTGATGGTGTTCTTCGTGGTGCTGGGTTGCTTCCTGGACGGCATTTCGATCGTGGTGCTGACCATGGGCGTGCTGCTGCCCACGGTCCAGGCCGCGGGCATCGACCTGATCTGGTTCGGCATCTTCATCGTGTTCGTGGTGGAAATGGCACAGATCACGCCGCCGGTAGGCTTCAACCTGTTCGTGCTGTCCGGCATGAGCGGGCGCGAACTGCCCTACATTGCGCGGGCCTCGATGCCGATGTTCTTGCTGATGATCGTGGCGGTGCTGTTGCTGTATTTCGTCCCCGGCATCGCGACGTGGCTACCTCTGCACATGACGCTGTGA
- a CDS encoding TRAP transporter small permease: MRRFLDGLYGAAGLLAGLCTIGVLVSVLAAIIARQLGLNIPGTDAYAGYFMAAAGFLALASTFKHGEHIRVTLLLNSLAPAGSRRLDIFALAVGSLLASAFAFFSIKLTYDSWLYNDISTSNDATPLWIPQISMAVGTVLFLVALVDELVRRSRGVAAATSQQTHE; encoded by the coding sequence ATGCGCCGCTTTTTAGATGGTCTTTACGGCGCGGCCGGCCTGTTGGCCGGCTTGTGCACGATCGGCGTCCTGGTGTCGGTGCTGGCGGCGATCATCGCCCGCCAGCTCGGCTTGAACATTCCGGGTACCGATGCGTACGCAGGCTACTTCATGGCCGCGGCGGGTTTTCTGGCGTTGGCCAGCACGTTCAAGCACGGCGAACACATCCGTGTGACGCTGTTGCTGAATTCGCTGGCGCCGGCCGGCAGCCGCCGGCTGGATATTTTTGCATTGGCCGTGGGTTCGCTACTGGCTTCGGCCTTTGCCTTCTTCAGCATCAAGCTGACGTACGACTCCTGGCTGTACAACGACATCTCTACGTCCAACGACGCCACGCCGCTCTGGATTCCCCAGATCAGCATGGCGGTGGGCACGGTCTTGTTCCTGGTCGCCCTTGTCGACGAACTGGTCCGTCGTTCACGCGGCGTGGCCGCCGCTACCTCGCAGCAAACCCATGAATGA
- the nudC gene encoding NAD(+) diphosphatase: MNFVFRRDELLVEEASSLLPDLALCERIGLSLPAMQPIWTTPDSPYRTMHVDPTLEAPEGYAFKKLRSLFGVLDDERMALAGRAYQIAEWARTHRFCGACGTPAERVAHEFCLRCPSCGFSAYPRISPAMMVLIRKGDSILLARHTTTATSRYTALAGFVEPGESIEETVHREVYEEVGLKVGNLQYFGSQPWPFPHSLMVAFTADYVSGDIRVQEDEIADARWFGPDDPMPDIAPRISIAGWLIRANLPMGWTAP; encoded by the coding sequence GTGAATTTCGTTTTCCGCCGAGATGAGTTGCTGGTTGAAGAAGCGTCCAGCCTGTTGCCGGACCTGGCGTTGTGCGAACGCATCGGCCTGTCCCTGCCGGCCATGCAGCCGATCTGGACCACGCCCGATTCCCCGTATCGGACGATGCATGTAGACCCCACGCTGGAGGCGCCCGAAGGCTATGCCTTCAAGAAGCTGCGCTCGCTGTTCGGCGTGCTGGACGACGAGCGCATGGCGCTGGCGGGCCGCGCCTACCAGATCGCCGAATGGGCGCGCACGCATCGGTTCTGTGGCGCCTGCGGGACGCCTGCCGAGCGCGTGGCGCACGAATTCTGCCTGCGCTGCCCGTCCTGTGGTTTTTCTGCCTACCCGCGCATCTCGCCGGCCATGATGGTGCTGATCCGCAAGGGCGACAGCATTCTGCTGGCGCGGCACACCACCACCGCCACGTCCCGCTACACCGCGCTGGCGGGCTTTGTGGAACCGGGCGAGAGCATCGAAGAAACCGTGCACCGCGAGGTCTACGAGGAAGTCGGCCTGAAGGTCGGCAACCTGCAGTACTTCGGCAGCCAGCCCTGGCCGTTCCCGCATTCGCTGATGGTGGCGTTCACCGCCGACTACGTCTCGGGCGATATCCGCGTGCAGGAAGACGAGATCGCCGATGCGCGTTGGTTCGGGCCGGACGACCCCATGCCCGACATCGCGCCGCGCATTTCGATTGCGGGCTGGCTCATCCGCGCCAATCTGCCCATGGGATGGACCGCGCCGTAG
- a CDS encoding TRAP transporter substrate-binding protein: protein MYKKISMLAGSIVLAFSAGAQAQTKWDLPSAYPASNFHVENLTNFIKDVDTLSQGKLKIQLHNNASLYKAPEIKRAVQGNQAQIGEILLTNFANEDPIYELDGLPFLATGYDASFKLYQAQKPFLEKKLESQGMMLLYAVAWPPQGIFANKEIKQISDMKGLKWRAYSPVTAKIAELVGAQPVTVQQAELAQALATGVIDSYMSSASTGYDTKTYEYIKKFYDTQAWLPKNAIIVNKKAFDALDPATQDALKKAGAQAESRGWKLSQEKNKWYQEQLAKNGMETVQPTVELKEGLSVIGKRMLDDWLKKAGADGKTMIDTYKKQ, encoded by the coding sequence ATGTACAAGAAAATTTCAATGCTGGCCGGCAGCATCGTCCTGGCGTTCAGCGCCGGCGCACAGGCCCAAACCAAGTGGGATTTGCCCAGCGCCTACCCGGCCAGCAACTTCCACGTTGAGAACCTGACGAACTTCATCAAGGACGTGGATACGCTGTCGCAAGGCAAGCTGAAGATCCAGCTGCACAACAATGCCTCGTTGTACAAAGCGCCGGAAATCAAGCGCGCCGTGCAAGGCAACCAGGCGCAGATCGGCGAAATCCTGTTGACCAACTTCGCCAACGAAGACCCGATCTACGAACTGGACGGCCTGCCCTTCCTGGCCACGGGTTACGACGCTTCGTTCAAGCTGTACCAAGCGCAAAAGCCCTTCCTGGAAAAGAAGCTTGAGTCGCAAGGCATGATGCTGCTGTACGCCGTGGCGTGGCCGCCCCAAGGCATCTTCGCCAACAAGGAAATCAAGCAGATCAGCGATATGAAGGGTCTGAAGTGGCGCGCGTACAGCCCGGTCACGGCCAAGATCGCTGAACTGGTGGGCGCGCAGCCCGTCACGGTGCAGCAGGCTGAACTGGCGCAAGCGCTGGCCACCGGCGTGATCGATTCCTATATGTCGTCGGCTTCCACCGGCTACGACACCAAGACCTACGAGTACATCAAGAAGTTCTACGACACGCAGGCCTGGTTGCCCAAGAACGCCATCATCGTGAACAAGAAGGCCTTCGACGCCCTGGACCCCGCCACGCAGGACGCCTTGAAGAAGGCCGGCGCGCAAGCCGAGTCGCGCGGCTGGAAGCTGTCGCAAGAAAAGAACAAGTGGTATCAGGAACAGTTGGCCAAGAACGGCATGGAAACCGTGCAGCCCACCGTCGAGCTGAAGGAAGGCCTGTCGGTGATTGGCAAGCGCATGCTGGATGACTGGCTGAAGAAGGCTGGCGCCGATGGCAAAACCATGATCGACACCTACAAGAAGCAGTGA